In a single window of the Candidatus Binataceae bacterium genome:
- a CDS encoding ABC transporter permease subunit, with the protein MEQKINMRRIIGGAVPILIVAALLALFFGFRNYVPALHGPRLSITAHQLPYYAFCSFNRMLVAYVIALVFSIAYGMMAARGRMWERIMIPAIDIAQSVPVVGFFPAAVYFFVALAHGSRLGVEIAAVFLIFTSQAWNLALGVFESIRTIPDDSREALEAFGSSGWLRFRKLMLPACVPKLVYNSILSWVAGWYFLIACEIITAGPSTYRLPGLGSFLMEAANRGRNSEMVLGLLTLLLVIVAMDLVVWQPLAVWAEKFRYEFTSGAEAERSLGMLNAIGMLGPSVYRAMRLAARPLTTLAQGLLGAIPPLDAATRERAARAARAAGYAALLTFVTLFSYATVRGLGALVRTLMAPWPAAVRQIPAATLASTIRMIAAYAISLGWTLPCALAAIHSARFKRWLSPIAEIVGSMPATALFPVIVVLVIQVTGQMNLASILLILTGMQWYLLFNLLAGASQIPAELKEFARSYRLSRWATWTKLDVPALVPSIVTGSITAWGGGWNALILSEYFVYRGQTYKVLGLGALLDAATYETGNNLMILLSLLSMVVVVVSLNRLVWRRLYNLATERYRFD; encoded by the coding sequence ATGGAACAGAAAATCAACATGCGAAGGATCATCGGCGGAGCGGTGCCGATACTGATCGTCGCTGCGCTGCTTGCGCTGTTCTTCGGGTTTCGCAATTACGTACCGGCGCTGCACGGCCCGCGGCTGAGCATCACGGCGCATCAGCTGCCGTACTACGCATTCTGCTCGTTCAACCGGATGCTGGTCGCGTATGTGATCGCGCTAGTGTTCTCGATCGCCTACGGAATGATGGCGGCTCGCGGGCGGATGTGGGAGCGGATAATGATCCCGGCGATCGATATCGCGCAGTCGGTGCCGGTGGTCGGATTCTTTCCCGCCGCAGTGTACTTCTTCGTCGCGCTCGCGCACGGCAGCCGGCTTGGTGTCGAGATTGCCGCCGTGTTCCTGATTTTCACCAGCCAGGCGTGGAATCTTGCCCTCGGCGTGTTCGAATCGATCCGCACGATTCCCGACGACTCGCGCGAGGCGCTGGAGGCCTTCGGCTCCAGCGGATGGCTCCGGTTTCGCAAACTGATGCTTCCCGCCTGCGTGCCCAAGCTCGTGTACAATTCGATCCTGTCGTGGGTGGCGGGATGGTACTTCCTCATCGCCTGCGAAATCATCACCGCCGGACCGTCAACCTACCGGTTGCCGGGCCTGGGCAGCTTCCTGATGGAGGCCGCCAACCGCGGGCGAAACAGCGAGATGGTGCTCGGCCTGCTCACGCTGCTCCTGGTTATCGTCGCGATGGACCTGGTGGTATGGCAGCCGCTTGCGGTGTGGGCGGAAAAGTTTCGTTACGAGTTCACCTCGGGCGCCGAAGCCGAGCGATCGCTCGGGATGTTGAATGCGATCGGGATGCTCGGCCCCAGCGTTTATCGCGCGATGCGCCTCGCCGCGCGTCCGCTGACGACGCTTGCGCAGGGCCTGCTCGGCGCCATCCCACCGCTCGATGCGGCTACGCGCGAGCGCGCGGCCCGAGCCGCGCGAGCCGCCGGCTACGCTGCGCTGCTCACCTTCGTCACGCTTTTCAGCTACGCCACCGTACGCGGACTCGGGGCCCTCGTGCGCACTCTGATGGCTCCGTGGCCGGCGGCGGTCCGGCAGATTCCGGCGGCGACGCTGGCCTCAACCATCCGAATGATCGCGGCCTACGCGATCTCGCTCGGCTGGACGCTGCCGTGCGCGCTCGCGGCGATCCACAGCGCCCGCTTCAAGCGATGGCTCTCGCCCATCGCCGAGATCGTTGGGTCGATGCCAGCAACGGCGCTGTTTCCGGTGATCGTGGTGCTGGTGATCCAGGTCACCGGCCAAATGAATCTCGCCTCGATCCTGCTGATCCTGACTGGTATGCAGTGGTACCTGCTGTTCAATCTGCTGGCGGGAGCCAGCCAGATTCCCGCGGAACTGAAGGAGTTCGCACGTTCTTACCGGCTGAGCCGATGGGCCACCTGGACCAAGCTCGACGTACCGGCGCTGGTGCCTTCGATCGTCACCGGCAGCATCACCGCATGGGGCGGCGGATGGAACGCGCTGATCCTGTCCGAGTACTTCGTCTATCGCGGGCAGACTTACAAGGTATTGGGCCTGGGCGCGCTGCTCGACGCGGCAACCTACGAGACCGGCAACAACCTGATGATCCTGCTAAGCCTGCTCTCGATGGTCGTGGTAGTGGTGAGCCTCAACCGGCTGGTATGGCGGCGGCTGTATAATCTAGCAACCGAACGTTACAGGTTCGATTGA
- the selD gene encoding selenide, water dikinase SelD has protein sequence MAEERNNNATRGELIRLTARCKAAGUAGKLGPEDLAAALSRFDPGSHPDLLVGITTGDDAGVYRLTDEIAVVNTVDFFTPVVDDPFTYGQISAANSLSDIYAMGGTPRTALNIVCWPQTGLPGEMLGEILRGGAEKAREAGVVIVGGHSVADDEVKYGMAVTGVIDPRRIVRNIGARAGDSLMLTKPLGTGVLMTAFKRDRLAVEHYEAAVRSMTALNAEAARAMLRHEVHAATDITGFGLAGHAIKMADGSGVTLRIEESDLPLLPGALDCCREGMIPGGGRRNREFYGARVRISDEVAPEMVEIFFDPQTSGGLLIALPESQALPLLAELQAGGNLEAAIIGRVVAQTDSAIELV, from the coding sequence ATGGCCGAGGAACGGAACAATAACGCGACGCGCGGCGAGCTGATTCGGCTCACCGCGCGCTGCAAGGCGGCGGGTTGAGCCGGCAAGCTGGGTCCGGAGGACCTTGCAGCCGCACTTAGCCGGTTCGACCCCGGAAGCCATCCCGACCTGCTCGTCGGTATTACAACCGGCGACGACGCCGGAGTGTATCGTCTGACCGACGAAATCGCCGTCGTCAACACGGTCGATTTCTTCACTCCCGTCGTCGACGACCCGTTCACCTATGGCCAGATCTCGGCCGCCAACTCGCTCTCTGATATCTACGCGATGGGGGGAACGCCCAGGACCGCACTCAATATCGTGTGCTGGCCGCAGACCGGGCTGCCGGGCGAAATGCTCGGAGAAATCCTGCGCGGCGGCGCAGAGAAGGCGCGCGAAGCCGGCGTCGTCATCGTCGGCGGGCACAGCGTCGCCGACGACGAGGTGAAATACGGGATGGCGGTGACCGGCGTTATCGATCCGCGCCGTATCGTGCGCAACATCGGCGCGCGCGCGGGCGACTCCCTGATGCTCACCAAGCCGCTCGGAACCGGCGTCCTGATGACCGCGTTCAAGCGCGACCGTCTCGCCGTCGAGCACTACGAAGCGGCGGTCCGCTCCATGACCGCGCTCAACGCCGAGGCGGCGCGCGCGATGCTCCGTCACGAGGTCCATGCGGCGACGGATATCACGGGCTTCGGCCTCGCCGGCCATGCGATCAAGATGGCCGACGGCAGCGGGGTCACGTTGCGGATCGAGGAATCCGACCTCCCGCTGTTGCCCGGCGCGCTGGATTGCTGCCGCGAAGGGATGATTCCCGGCGGCGGACGGCGCAATCGCGAGTTTTACGGCGCCCGCGTCAGGATTTCCGACGAAGTGGCGCCCGAGATGGTGGAGATCTTCTTCGATCCGCAGACCTCGGGCGGCTTGCTGATCGCGCTGCCCGAATCGCAGGCGCTGCCGCTGCTCGCCGAACTCCAGGCCGGCGGCAACCTCGAAGCGGCGATAATCGGCCGGGTAGTCGCACAGACGGATTCCGCGATAGAGCTGGTCTAG
- the gor gene encoding glutathione-disulfide reductase, with protein sequence MYDFDLFTIGGGSGGVRASRMAAQFGAKVALAEERYLGGTCVNVGCIPKKLFVYASEFSEGFADAAGFGWTVGERSFNWQTLITNKNREIARLNGVYEKVLVDNGVRILRTRATIADAHTIVAGGERYTARYILVATGGWPSTPDIPGRELAITSNEAFFLPRFPAHAIIVGGGYIGIEFAGIFHGLGAKVSLVHRGELFLRGFDDDLRRELAAEMRKREIELRFTRRVQRIEKLAGGVRATLDDGAVLEADLIMFATGRTPNTSNLGLELAGVTLDAEGAVVVDSYSRSSVANIYAVGDCTDRLQLTPVAIAEGAAVAETLFHGKPKPPDYENVPTAVFSQPNLGTVGLTEAQARERHRAIDVYKSTFRPLKHTVSGRDERAFMKLVVDRETDRVLGCHMIGADAGEIVQGLAIALRCGATKAQFDATVGVHPTAAEEFVTMRNKS encoded by the coding sequence ATGTACGACTTCGACCTCTTCACGATCGGTGGCGGTTCGGGCGGCGTCCGCGCGAGCCGGATGGCGGCGCAATTCGGCGCCAAAGTCGCCCTCGCCGAGGAGCGCTACCTCGGCGGCACCTGCGTCAACGTCGGCTGTATCCCGAAGAAGCTCTTCGTTTACGCCTCCGAATTCAGCGAAGGGTTCGCCGATGCGGCGGGCTTCGGCTGGACGGTCGGCGAACGCAGCTTCAACTGGCAGACGCTTATCACCAACAAGAATCGCGAGATCGCCCGCCTTAACGGAGTTTACGAAAAAGTCCTCGTCGATAACGGCGTGCGCATCCTGCGCACGCGGGCCACCATCGCCGATGCGCACACTATCGTCGCCGGAGGCGAGCGTTACACCGCGCGCTACATCCTGGTCGCGACCGGAGGATGGCCCTCAACACCGGATATTCCGGGACGCGAACTGGCGATTACCTCGAATGAAGCATTTTTTCTGCCCCGGTTTCCCGCTCATGCGATTATTGTAGGCGGCGGCTATATCGGGATCGAGTTCGCGGGCATCTTCCACGGCCTCGGCGCGAAAGTCTCGCTGGTGCATCGCGGCGAGCTTTTCCTGCGCGGGTTCGACGACGATCTGCGCCGCGAACTGGCGGCCGAGATGCGCAAGCGGGAAATCGAGCTTCGCTTCACGCGCCGGGTGCAACGGATCGAAAAGCTCGCGGGTGGCGTCCGTGCGACGCTCGACGACGGCGCCGTGCTGGAAGCCGACCTGATCATGTTCGCCACCGGACGAACTCCTAACACTAGCAATCTCGGGCTGGAACTGGCCGGGGTTACGCTCGACGCCGAAGGCGCGGTAGTCGTGGATTCGTACTCTCGCTCGTCGGTTGCGAACATCTACGCGGTCGGCGACTGCACCGACCGTCTGCAGCTTACGCCGGTCGCTATCGCCGAGGGCGCGGCTGTCGCCGAAACGCTCTTTCATGGAAAGCCGAAACCCCCGGACTATGAAAACGTGCCGACCGCTGTTTTCAGCCAGCCCAATCTCGGCACGGTTGGGCTTACGGAGGCCCAGGCGCGCGAACGCCATCGCGCGATCGACGTGTACAAATCGACCTTCCGGCCGCTCAAGCACACGGTCAGCGGGCGCGACGAGCGCGCCTTCATGAAACTGGTGGTCGATCGCGAAACCGACCGGGTGCTCGGATGCCACATGATCGGCGCCGACGCAGGCGAGATCGTCCAGGGCCTCGCGATCGCGCTCCGCTGCGGCGCGACCAAGGCGCAATTCGACGCTACCGTGGGAGTCCATCCGACGGCCGCGGAGGAGTTCGTAACCATGCGGAATAAATCGTGA
- a CDS encoding limonene-1,2-epoxide hydrolase family protein: MANENEQLVNEFCKTWATLNIDKVMEFFTEDAAYTNIPIGTATGRAEIRKTIDGFMPGTTKIEFKILNTASAGATVFNERVDSFIVNGKPVIVPVAGVFEISGGKIKAWRDYFDLATYLNQIKGK, encoded by the coding sequence GTGGCCAACGAGAACGAACAACTGGTGAACGAGTTTTGTAAGACTTGGGCGACACTCAACATCGACAAGGTGATGGAGTTCTTCACCGAGGATGCGGCCTACACCAACATCCCGATCGGGACCGCCACCGGCAGAGCGGAAATCCGCAAGACGATCGACGGCTTCATGCCCGGGACTACGAAGATCGAATTCAAGATCCTAAACACCGCTTCCGCAGGCGCGACGGTCTTCAACGAGCGTGTCGATTCGTTCATCGTCAACGGCAAACCCGTGATAGTGCCGGTCGCAGGCGTGTTCGAGATAAGCGGAGGAAAAATCAAGGCCTGGCGCGATTATTTCGATCTCGCGACGTACCTGAATCAGATCAAGGGAAAATAG
- a CDS encoding DUF2231 domain-containing protein: MQGLLETIQKWHLHPAVDHFTVAILILAVLADLFASMFSTRLWMRYAALALMIFGTAAAWGSKLTGGWEADRVWKAVKDAGGPAYDTLHRHAQLGDYLPWVFLVLAVWRIGVQLFGFMAGTRGLYLLVAVLAAVAIAYQGYLGGKLVYEYGIGTAIYGAGSPAVAPQSVTTGPATPIPTVYVPAAAATPEAASPTAAASAEATASAMPSAAESTSATPSAAPSPPAQPGASPGAAAGH; this comes from the coding sequence ATGCAAGGTCTTCTTGAAACGATCCAAAAATGGCACTTACACCCGGCTGTCGATCATTTCACGGTCGCGATCCTGATCCTCGCAGTCCTCGCCGATCTTTTCGCCAGCATGTTCTCTACGCGCCTGTGGATGCGCTACGCGGCGCTCGCGCTGATGATCTTCGGCACCGCCGCCGCCTGGGGCTCCAAGCTCACCGGCGGATGGGAGGCCGATCGCGTATGGAAGGCGGTCAAGGATGCCGGCGGACCCGCGTACGACACGCTTCATCGTCACGCCCAGCTCGGCGATTATCTGCCGTGGGTATTTCTGGTGCTGGCCGTATGGCGTATCGGGGTCCAGCTCTTCGGCTTCATGGCTGGTACGCGCGGACTCTATTTGCTCGTCGCTGTCCTGGCGGCGGTCGCGATCGCGTATCAGGGTTATCTCGGCGGCAAGCTGGTCTATGAATACGGTATAGGCACGGCGATCTATGGCGCGGGATCGCCGGCGGTCGCGCCGCAGTCGGTGACGACCGGCCCAGCTACGCCGATTCCCACGGTTTATGTGCCGGCTGCGGCAGCGACGCCCGAGGCCGCGTCTCCGACGGCCGCCGCCAGCGCGGAAGCGACCGCGTCCGCGATGCCCTCCGCCGCCGAAAGTACGTCCGCAACGCCTTCGGCGGCGCCGAGCCCCCCTGCGCAGCCAGGCGCCTCCCCTGGTGCGGCGGCGGGTCATTGA
- a CDS encoding AAA-associated domain-containing protein, whose product MPALIHPLPDAQLTWVFGLLEMLEDRGGREDGYKIARELSFKFSDLLKVMKAAEILGLVTTPAGDVVLEPLGREFLAADMNARKRIIREQLTKHSLFAYFIRLLRGQEDHSLSKEVVLEHIAMLLPNERPERMFATLVGWGRFAELFGYNKDDDRFYLDEEADKP is encoded by the coding sequence ATGCCTGCGCTGATCCATCCGCTTCCCGACGCGCAGCTCACGTGGGTGTTCGGGCTGCTCGAGATGCTCGAGGATCGCGGCGGCCGCGAGGACGGTTACAAAATCGCGCGCGAGCTGAGCTTCAAGTTCTCGGATCTGCTCAAGGTGATGAAGGCGGCGGAAATCCTGGGACTGGTTACCACTCCCGCCGGCGACGTGGTGCTGGAGCCGCTCGGGCGCGAGTTTCTGGCCGCCGACATGAACGCGCGCAAACGCATCATCCGCGAACAACTCACGAAACATTCGCTGTTCGCTTATTTCATCCGGCTGCTGCGCGGCCAGGAGGATCACTCGCTGTCGAAGGAAGTTGTGCTCGAGCATATCGCGATGTTGCTGCCGAACGAACGCCCGGAGCGGATGTTCGCGACGCTGGTCGGATGGGGACGCTTCGCCGAGTTATTCGGCTATAACAAGGACGACGACCGCTTCTATCTCGATGAAGAGGCGGACAAGCCGTAA
- a CDS encoding MOSC N-terminal beta barrel domain-containing protein: protein MSALFRYPVKSMLGESLTALTLAQNGALGDRAWAVRETSGRIATAKKWAAMLAFRASYDSPPRADELAPVTIVFPDGARIHAADPDASARLSQAMGRAVTLERAKSDERARGEIDPETIFADVPVEQVLPNFNSRTLPDSFALMRGAFFDSAPIHVLARTSLEHLRRLCGGDSMLDPRRFRPNIFVDTGADGADGFVEDEWLEGTLEVGAAVKITAMQPALRCVMTTHAQSELPRDLSILRTAARHHKATLGVFASIGAPGTLRVGDPVFLTK from the coding sequence GTGAGCGCGCTTTTTCGCTATCCGGTCAAATCGATGCTCGGCGAGAGTCTGACCGCATTGACCCTGGCGCAAAACGGCGCGCTCGGCGACCGTGCGTGGGCTGTGCGCGAGACCTCGGGGCGTATCGCGACGGCGAAAAAGTGGGCGGCGATGCTCGCCTTCCGCGCAAGCTATGATTCGCCGCCGCGCGCTGACGAGCTTGCGCCGGTCACAATCGTTTTTCCCGACGGCGCGCGCATCCACGCCGCTGATCCCGACGCCTCGGCGCGGCTCTCGCAGGCGATGGGACGCGCGGTGACTCTCGAGCGTGCCAAGAGCGACGAGCGCGCGCGCGGCGAGATCGATCCGGAGACGATTTTCGCCGACGTTCCGGTCGAGCAAGTGCTTCCGAATTTCAACAGCCGGACGCTGCCCGATTCGTTCGCCCTGATGCGCGGTGCGTTTTTCGATTCGGCGCCGATTCACGTCCTTGCCCGCACCTCGCTCGAGCATCTGCGGCGCCTATGCGGCGGCGATTCGATGCTCGATCCGCGCCGTTTTCGCCCCAACATTTTCGTCGATACCGGTGCGGATGGCGCTGACGGTTTTGTCGAGGACGAATGGCTCGAAGGCACGCTCGAGGTCGGAGCGGCGGTGAAAATTACCGCGATGCAGCCGGCGCTGCGCTGCGTGATGACCACGCATGCGCAGTCCGAGCTGCCGCGCGACCTGTCGATTCTGCGCACGGCCGCGCGCCATCACAAGGCCACGCTCGGCGTTTTCGCCTCGATCGGCGCTCCCGGCACGCTCCGCGTCGGCGATCCGGTCTTTCTCACCAAGTAG
- the selB gene encoding selenocysteine-specific translation elongation factor, with protein MAATVTHHAVTHAIIGTAGHIDHGKTALIKALTGQETDRLKEEKERGISIDLGFAYFTLPDGRRAGVVDVPGHERFIRNMLAGAHGIDLVLFTVAADDGVMPQSEEHLDILHLLGVKRGIFVITKADLADAARLGEVRDEIQLLADGTSLEGAPVVAVSSMTGSGLDELRVAIAQQLEGFEARRPTGLFRLPLDRAFTIKGHGTVVTGTAMGAEVRVGQKLRVLPAGGEVRVRSIQVHSEPVDRAGLCQRVALNLSGAERMELKRGDVVADDRLELTTTRFDARLEIRPAAKRPLKNNDRVRVFMGTAEAIGRAIVLETPGEIAPKKSALAQIVLNEPMVALAGDRFVIRDETSRRTLGGGVVLNPLGRRARKPLEAYLKRLGALEAPLAPATVEALIDLQESFALTAARVAQLLNAPAREIDEAFKDRRFIKLSLGDEEGYTTTGKWEELKLFATAAVLTHHQAEPLSPGLEMEALRERLPYEVSARAFRALVDRLGRESDLVREESVLRLKSHRVRLGGDEGRMGERLAAALAAAGFHPPDLKQLADELKLPSSEVARMRTLLGALEREGRVVKIATDLYFSRDAMEAARARLLDHLKSAPEITAATFRDLLGASRKFAIALLDYFDHSGVTTRVGDARRLRARPS; from the coding sequence ATGGCCGCCACCGTCACCCATCACGCCGTCACCCACGCCATCATCGGCACCGCCGGCCATATCGATCACGGCAAGACCGCGCTGATCAAGGCCCTCACCGGTCAGGAAACCGACCGCCTGAAGGAAGAAAAAGAGCGCGGGATTTCGATCGACCTCGGCTTCGCCTATTTCACCCTGCCCGACGGCAGGCGCGCGGGCGTGGTCGACGTGCCCGGCCACGAGCGCTTCATCCGTAACATGCTGGCCGGCGCGCACGGGATCGATCTCGTGCTGTTCACGGTCGCCGCCGACGACGGCGTGATGCCGCAGAGCGAGGAACATCTCGACATCCTCCACCTGCTCGGCGTCAAGCGCGGCATCTTCGTCATCACCAAGGCCGACCTCGCCGATGCGGCGCGACTTGGCGAAGTGCGCGACGAAATTCAACTGCTGGCCGACGGAACGAGCCTCGAAGGCGCGCCGGTCGTTGCAGTCTCGTCGATGACTGGGTCGGGCCTCGACGAATTGCGCGTGGCAATCGCGCAGCAACTTGAGGGTTTCGAAGCGCGCCGGCCGACGGGGCTCTTCCGCCTGCCGCTTGACCGTGCATTTACGATCAAGGGCCACGGCACGGTGGTCACCGGTACCGCGATGGGCGCCGAGGTCCGGGTCGGCCAGAAGCTACGGGTGCTGCCGGCGGGCGGCGAAGTGCGCGTGCGTTCGATACAGGTCCATTCGGAACCGGTCGACCGGGCCGGACTCTGCCAGCGGGTCGCGCTGAACTTAAGCGGCGCGGAACGGATGGAACTCAAGCGCGGCGACGTGGTCGCGGACGACCGGCTTGAGCTCACGACGACGCGCTTCGACGCGCGGCTGGAAATTCGCCCTGCCGCCAAACGTCCGCTCAAGAACAACGACCGCGTGCGTGTGTTCATGGGCACTGCCGAAGCGATCGGCCGCGCGATCGTGCTCGAGACGCCGGGCGAAATCGCGCCCAAGAAGAGCGCGCTCGCGCAGATCGTGTTGAACGAGCCGATGGTCGCGCTGGCCGGCGATCGTTTCGTCATCCGCGACGAGACCAGCCGGCGCACGCTCGGCGGCGGCGTCGTGCTGAATCCGCTCGGCCGGCGCGCGCGCAAACCGCTCGAGGCCTATCTGAAACGTCTCGGCGCGCTCGAAGCCCCGCTTGCGCCCGCCACCGTCGAGGCGCTGATCGACCTGCAGGAGAGCTTTGCCCTTACCGCGGCGCGCGTAGCGCAATTGCTCAACGCTCCCGCGCGCGAGATCGACGAAGCGTTCAAGGATCGCCGCTTCATCAAGCTCTCGCTGGGCGACGAGGAGGGCTACACCACCACGGGCAAATGGGAAGAGCTCAAGCTCTTCGCGACGGCCGCGGTCCTGACGCATCATCAGGCCGAGCCGCTGTCGCCGGGGCTCGAGATGGAGGCGCTGCGCGAGCGGCTGCCTTATGAGGTCAGCGCGCGTGCGTTTCGCGCGCTGGTGGACCGGCTGGGGCGGGAATCGGACCTGGTGCGCGAGGAGAGCGTGCTCCGCCTCAAATCGCATCGCGTCAGGCTCGGCGGCGACGAGGGCAGGATGGGCGAGCGGCTGGCGGCGGCGCTCGCCGCCGCCGGTTTCCATCCGCCCGACCTGAAGCAGCTCGCCGACGAGCTCAAGCTGCCGTCCTCCGAGGTCGCGCGGATGCGCACGCTGCTCGGCGCACTCGAACGCGAAGGGCGCGTGGTGAAAATCGCGACCGACCTCTATTTCAGCCGCGACGCGATGGAAGCCGCGCGCGCGCGCCTGCTCGACCATCTAAAGAGCGCGCCCGAAATAACCGCAGCGACTTTTCGCGACCTGCTCGGCGCGTCGCGCAAGTTCGCGATCGCGCTGCTGGATTACTTCGACCACTCGGGCGTGACCACGCGGGTCGGCGACGCCCGCCGCCTGCGCGCGCGCCCTTCATAG
- a CDS encoding ABC transporter ATP-binding protein: MALLELKQVSKSYPHAKGNIRVLNEMSLGIELGEFIAIVGPSGCGKSTLLRIINGIVPPTSGQVLYNGQQVDGINPECAMVFQSFALLPWLSVKANIELGLEARRGAPAERERLATRYIDKVGLDGFEEAYPRELSGGMRQRVGLARALAVEPAVLLMDEPFSALDALTAIGLREELLDLWQAADSPVKTIIMVTHIIEEAVELADRILVLSTGPGRLVGDIKVELQRPRDRRAEAFNSLTDRVFSLIEERA, from the coding sequence ATGGCCCTGCTCGAGCTCAAACAGGTTTCAAAAAGCTACCCGCATGCCAAGGGCAACATCCGCGTGCTCAACGAGATGTCGTTGGGCATCGAACTCGGCGAGTTCATCGCGATCGTCGGGCCGTCGGGATGCGGCAAATCGACCTTGCTCAGGATCATCAACGGCATCGTGCCTCCCACCTCGGGCCAGGTGCTCTACAATGGCCAGCAAGTCGACGGGATCAACCCGGAATGCGCGATGGTGTTTCAGTCGTTCGCCCTGCTTCCGTGGCTCAGCGTCAAAGCCAACATCGAGCTTGGCCTCGAGGCGCGCCGCGGCGCTCCGGCCGAACGCGAGCGGCTGGCGACGCGCTATATCGACAAGGTGGGGCTCGATGGTTTCGAGGAAGCCTACCCGCGCGAGCTTTCGGGCGGGATGCGCCAGCGCGTGGGCCTCGCACGGGCGCTCGCGGTCGAACCGGCCGTGCTACTGATGGATGAGCCATTTTCGGCGCTCGACGCGCTGACCGCAATCGGACTGCGCGAAGAATTGCTCGACCTGTGGCAGGCCGCCGACAGCCCGGTCAAAACCATCATCATGGTCACCCATATCATCGAGGAGGCGGTCGAACTCGCCGACCGGATCCTGGTGCTCTCGACCGGCCCGGGGCGGCTGGTCGGCGACATCAAGGTGGAACTCCAGCGTCCGCGCGATCGGCGCGCCGAAGCCTTCAACAGCCTGACCGACAGGGTATTCTCGCTGATCGAGGAACGCGCCTGA